The Schistocerca americana isolate TAMUIC-IGC-003095 chromosome 5, iqSchAmer2.1, whole genome shotgun sequence genome includes a window with the following:
- the LOC124616000 gene encoding DNA-directed RNA polymerase I subunit RPA12, which produces MNFVAEPGFCSECGSILPDLGSSGGVTCYTCKKEYGPEVFGAMETSYIVHFNNLDDYAAVKAKKKEQKMQDDEAAGPVVERKCPKCNNDKMSYTTLQLRSADEGQTIFFTCTKCKYKETENS; this is translated from the exons ATGAATTTCGTAGCAGAACCCGGATTTTGCTCAGAATGTGGTTCCATTTTACCTGACTTAGGAAGTTCTGGTGGAGTAACGTGTTACACGTGCAAAAAAGAGTATGGACCTGAAG TTTTTGGTGCAATGGAAACATCATACATAGTACACTTCAATAATCTTGATGATTATGCAGCAGTAAAGGctaaaaagaaagaacaaaaaatgCAAGATGATGAAGCAGCTGGTCCAGTTGTAGAGCGAAAGTGCCCAAAATGTAACAATGATAAAATGTCATATACCACTTTGCAGCTTCGATCTGCGGATGAAGGGCAAACAATTTTTTTCACCTGCACAAAATGCAA